From Candidatus Pedobacter colombiensis, one genomic window encodes:
- a CDS encoding OmpA family protein → MKTKILLILCLFTSTVQAQFIANNKRVADVYFQNKEYYAAAVYYKKALTISSDSEGFIIPYGFENKIKEESPKKEDFEYCTFQLAEALRLYKNYTDAEHWYGVANDFINPKYILSGFWYAETLRSNQKFLEAIDAFNEFLAKYKLKDAYATKAKQEIASCQFALYELRYPRLYRLDKLKNEVNDKGSNYTPTVKAGNLYFTSSRPVGPAGKKEILTGKDVKVVKKETPFLNAVYITSGNPLSQNVTVRKTIIEGKDKESGAPAFHPNGKIAYVTSWTTQGTKKIYQLNATPGAAKEWSDPVELGSQINVKGFNAMQPFVTKDGKYLIFSSDRPGGSGKFDLWYSAIRIDGSLGTAVNLGSTINTSEDDEAPYYNPATKRLLFSSNGRVGMGGFDFFESEGDFSQWSEPRNLGYPFNSSKDDLYFAPLNNDDSEGYISSDRESLCCLEIFHVKKEHLVIQGSLLDCNTLKPLKDAMVLLADSVQQFKITTDALGKYTFRVNSNRYFKLTAEKDKYFSKTLSFKYDQMAQRDTLFSPELCLTPYEIDKPIVLKNVLYEFNKATLTEDSKEKLDYLYTIMVDNPTIEIELSSHTDSKGSEAYNLDLSDRRAKSCVEYLAGKGIAQSRMTSRGYGKTRPIAPNEFPNGKDNPEGRALNRRTEFKVTKK, encoded by the coding sequence ATGAAAACTAAGATACTCCTGATCCTCTGTTTATTTACCTCCACAGTCCAAGCACAATTTATAGCCAATAATAAAAGGGTGGCTGATGTATATTTTCAAAATAAAGAATATTATGCTGCGGCTGTATATTATAAAAAAGCACTGACTATCTCGTCTGATAGTGAAGGCTTCATAATCCCTTATGGTTTCGAAAATAAGATTAAAGAAGAAAGCCCCAAAAAGGAAGATTTTGAGTATTGTACCTTCCAGCTTGCTGAAGCATTAAGATTATACAAAAACTATACTGATGCGGAGCACTGGTACGGAGTGGCGAACGACTTTATTAACCCTAAATATATTTTAAGTGGCTTTTGGTACGCCGAAACGTTGCGCTCTAATCAGAAATTTCTTGAAGCTATTGATGCATTTAATGAATTTCTTGCTAAATACAAGCTTAAAGATGCTTATGCCACTAAAGCTAAACAAGAAATTGCCTCCTGCCAGTTCGCGCTTTATGAGTTGCGCTATCCCAGGTTATATAGATTGGACAAATTGAAAAATGAGGTGAATGACAAGGGATCAAACTATACCCCGACTGTGAAGGCTGGTAATCTCTATTTTACCTCATCAAGACCAGTAGGGCCTGCAGGTAAGAAGGAAATATTAACAGGTAAAGATGTAAAGGTTGTTAAAAAAGAAACCCCATTTTTAAATGCAGTGTACATCACTTCTGGCAATCCTCTTTCTCAGAATGTAACGGTTAGAAAAACAATTATTGAAGGGAAAGACAAGGAATCGGGAGCACCAGCTTTTCATCCCAACGGGAAAATTGCTTATGTTACGAGTTGGACTACACAAGGCACCAAGAAAATCTATCAGCTAAATGCTACTCCGGGTGCTGCAAAGGAATGGTCAGATCCCGTTGAGCTGGGCAGTCAAATCAATGTTAAGGGCTTTAACGCCATGCAGCCTTTTGTTACAAAAGATGGGAAATACCTGATATTTTCATCCGATAGGCCTGGCGGTTCCGGCAAATTTGATTTATGGTATTCGGCAATTCGCATTGATGGTTCATTAGGTACGGCGGTAAATTTGGGGAGTACCATCAATACTTCAGAAGATGATGAGGCCCCGTATTATAATCCCGCAACTAAAAGATTGTTGTTTAGTAGCAATGGAAGAGTAGGTATGGGCGGGTTCGACTTTTTTGAAAGTGAAGGTGATTTTAGTCAGTGGTCTGAGCCCCGTAATTTGGGGTATCCATTTAACTCTTCAAAAGATGATCTTTATTTTGCACCGCTCAACAATGATGATTCGGAGGGTTACATTAGTTCTGATCGTGAATCGCTTTGCTGCCTTGAAATTTTTCATGTCAAAAAAGAGCACCTGGTTATTCAGGGATCATTGTTAGATTGTAACACTTTAAAGCCATTAAAGGATGCTATGGTTCTTTTAGCTGATTCGGTGCAGCAATTTAAAATCACTACAGATGCCTTGGGCAAATACACTTTTAGAGTAAACAGTAACCGTTATTTTAAACTGACTGCGGAGAAGGATAAATACTTTAGTAAAACCCTAAGCTTTAAGTATGATCAGATGGCGCAAAGAGATACTTTATTTAGTCCGGAATTGTGTTTAACACCTTATGAAATTGATAAGCCAATTGTGTTAAAAAATGTTTTGTATGAATTTAATAAGGCAACATTGACAGAGGACTCGAAAGAGAAATTAGATTATTTGTATACCATCATGGTGGATAATCCAACTATTGAAATTGAACTCAGTTCGCATACTGATAGCAAAGGCTCAGAGGCATATAATCTGGATTTGTCGGACAGAAGAGCAAAATCTTGTGTTGAGTATTTAGCAGGAAAAGGGATTGCACAAAGCAGGATGACCAGCCGCGGCTATGGAAAAACCAGACCTATTGCACCAAATGAGTTTCCTAATGGAAAGGATAATCCGGAGGGAAGAGCGCTAAATCGTAGAACAGAATTCAAGGTCACCAAAAAATAG
- a CDS encoding PorP/SprF family type IX secretion system membrane protein: protein MKKLIRILATGAFLSLGMLNATAQIDPHFSQYYAHPLWLNPALTGVTDGEYRVLLNAKQQWGPISNSFLTGGASFDMAPVNNLAFGAMVLNQNAGDINYNQLSALVSGAYRIHFGWAGLSMINFGLQAGILNKSFDPSKITLGSQYNPVTGYDPGLGLSESFSSTNTLVPDVNAGVVFFDGNPDQGVNAFGGIMAAHLTRPVDKFLGNSIRMPIRYAAHGGARIKITETFDLTPNGLYMKQGNAREISMGAYGQFMLNPESDLLFGSNYRVDDSAIAFFGLHIRNMVFGLSYDFNTSSLNRITGSKGGLELSVSFTGRKGILGPNFFCPRL from the coding sequence ACTGGAGCATTTTTAAGTTTGGGTATGTTAAATGCAACAGCACAGATTGACCCTCACTTTTCACAATATTATGCTCACCCTCTATGGTTAAACCCGGCTTTAACTGGGGTTACCGATGGGGAGTATAGAGTTTTATTAAATGCTAAACAACAATGGGGACCGATCTCCAACTCATTCTTAACCGGGGGCGCTTCGTTTGATATGGCCCCGGTTAACAACCTGGCTTTTGGAGCAATGGTGCTTAATCAAAACGCTGGAGACATCAATTACAATCAATTAAGTGCATTGGTTTCCGGTGCCTACCGGATTCATTTCGGATGGGCAGGGCTAAGCATGATCAATTTTGGTTTACAGGCTGGTATTTTAAACAAGAGTTTCGACCCTTCAAAAATTACATTGGGGAGTCAGTATAATCCTGTAACAGGGTATGATCCGGGATTGGGCCTTAGTGAGTCTTTTTCTTCGACCAATACCCTTGTTCCGGATGTGAACGCAGGAGTCGTGTTCTTTGATGGTAATCCTGATCAGGGTGTGAATGCTTTTGGCGGGATTATGGCTGCGCATCTAACCAGACCAGTAGATAAATTTTTGGGAAACAGTATACGTATGCCTATTCGCTATGCAGCTCATGGTGGTGCCCGGATTAAAATCACAGAAACTTTTGATCTTACTCCGAATGGCTTATACATGAAACAGGGTAATGCAAGGGAAATTTCGATGGGTGCATATGGGCAATTTATGCTTAATCCTGAGTCTGACCTACTTTTTGGGTCTAATTACAGGGTGGATGATTCAGCCATTGCTTTCTTTGGATTACACATCAGAAATATGGTGTTCGGATTAAGCTATGATTTTAATACATCTAGCTTAAATCGGATTACAGGGAGCAAAGGCGGACTGGAGCTGTCTGTTTCATTTACCGGTAGAAAAGGAATACTGGGCCCTAACTTCTTTTGCCCACGATTATAG